In the Agrococcus sp. Marseille-Q4369 genome, one interval contains:
- the trmD gene encoding tRNA (guanosine(37)-N1)-methyltransferase TrmD, producing the protein MRVDIVTIFPEFFGVLDVSLLGRARREQLLELHVHDLRDHTHDRHRTVDDTPYGGGAGMVMRPEPWGEAFDELLGEGETDAVVVFPTPAGVPFTQSLARELAEEPRLIFACGRYEGIDARVAEHVATRARVIEVSLGDYVLNGGEVAAMAMIEAIGRLVPGVVGNPASLVEESHEDGLLEHPSYTKPATWRGLDVPEVLRGGNHGAIAAWRREQALERTRRVRPDLLPDALPTDGAGA; encoded by the coding sequence GTGCGCGTCGACATCGTCACGATCTTCCCCGAGTTCTTCGGCGTGCTCGACGTCTCGCTGCTCGGCCGCGCGCGCCGCGAGCAGCTGCTCGAGCTGCACGTGCACGATCTGCGCGACCACACGCACGACCGGCACCGCACCGTCGACGACACGCCCTACGGGGGCGGCGCCGGCATGGTCATGCGGCCCGAGCCGTGGGGCGAGGCGTTCGACGAGCTGCTGGGGGAGGGCGAGACGGATGCCGTGGTCGTCTTCCCGACGCCGGCGGGCGTGCCGTTCACGCAGTCGCTCGCGCGCGAACTCGCCGAGGAGCCGCGGCTGATCTTCGCGTGCGGGCGCTACGAGGGCATCGACGCGCGCGTCGCGGAGCACGTCGCGACCCGAGCGCGCGTCATCGAGGTGAGCCTCGGCGACTACGTGCTCAACGGCGGCGAGGTCGCCGCGATGGCGATGATCGAGGCGATCGGCCGGCTCGTGCCGGGCGTCGTCGGCAATCCCGCCTCGCTCGTCGAGGAGAGCCACGAGGACGGCCTGCTCGAGCACCCCTCCTACACGAAGCCCGCGACCTGGCGCGGCCTCGACGTGCCAGAGGTGCTGCGCGGCGGCAACCACGGTGCGATCGCCGCTTGGCGGCGCGAGCAGGCGCTCGAGCGCACGCGTCGCGTGCGGCCGGACCTGCTGCCCGACGCGCTGCCGACCGACGGCGCGGGCGCGTAG
- the rplS gene encoding 50S ribosomal protein L19: MHILDKVDAASLRTDVPDFRPGDNVKVHVNIIEGSRSRVQIFQGVVIGRQGHGVRETFTVRKVSFQVGVERTFPVHSPVIDKIEIVSRGDVRRAKLYYLRGLRGKAAKIREKRDFS, translated from the coding sequence ATGCACATCCTCGACAAGGTCGACGCAGCCAGCCTCCGCACCGACGTCCCTGACTTCCGCCCCGGCGACAACGTCAAGGTGCACGTCAACATCATCGAAGGCTCGCGCTCGCGCGTGCAGATCTTCCAGGGCGTCGTCATCGGCCGCCAGGGCCACGGCGTGCGCGAGACGTTCACCGTCCGGAAGGTCTCGTTCCAGGTCGGCGTCGAGCGCACCTTCCCGGTGCACTCGCCGGTCATCGACAAGATCGAGATCGTCAGCCGCGGCGACGTCCGCCGCGCGAAGCTCTACTACCTCCGCGGCCTGCGTGGCAAGGCTGCCAAGATCCGCGAGAAGCGCGACTTCTCCTGA
- the lepB gene encoding signal peptidase I: MTDTVDTGETRAAGPSRRRGVLLFLRDIVVIFLVALLVSFLVKTFLIRPFWIPSESMNDTLQVDDRIIVSLLTPTLVPVDRGEIVVFEDPGGWLPEPAPQPEEGGIVGAIDWFLTFVGLAPEDDHGYLIKRVIGLPGDRVQCCNDFGQLTVNGVPLDEPYLHLDAAGQPASAQGFDVTVPEGHVWVMGDNRNHSGDSRAHIDAPGGGFVPMQSLVGRAILVSWPLERWAWLDDFESTFVGVEPQGAAELGPVSAGAVPAA; this comes from the coding sequence ATGACGGACACGGTCGACACGGGCGAGACCCGTGCCGCGGGCCCGTCCCGACGGCGCGGCGTGCTGCTGTTCCTGCGCGACATCGTCGTCATCTTCCTCGTCGCGCTGCTCGTCTCGTTCCTCGTCAAGACGTTCCTCATCCGGCCCTTCTGGATCCCGTCGGAGTCGATGAACGACACGCTCCAGGTCGACGACCGCATCATCGTGAGCCTCCTCACGCCGACGCTCGTGCCCGTCGACCGCGGCGAGATCGTCGTCTTCGAGGACCCGGGCGGCTGGCTCCCCGAGCCCGCGCCGCAGCCCGAGGAAGGCGGCATCGTCGGCGCGATCGACTGGTTCCTCACCTTCGTCGGCCTCGCGCCCGAGGACGACCACGGCTACCTCATCAAGCGCGTCATCGGCCTCCCCGGTGACCGCGTGCAGTGCTGCAACGACTTCGGCCAGCTCACGGTCAACGGTGTGCCGCTCGACGAGCCCTACCTCCACCTCGACGCCGCGGGCCAGCCCGCGAGCGCGCAGGGCTTCGACGTCACCGTGCCCGAGGGCCACGTGTGGGTGATGGGCGACAACCGCAACCACTCGGGCGACTCCCGCGCGCACATCGACGCGCCGGGCGGCGGCTTCGTGCCGATGCAGTCGCTCGTCGGCCGCGCGATCCTCGTCTCCTGGCCGCTCGAGCGCTGGGCGTGGCTCGACGACTTCGAGTCGACGTTCGTGGGCGTCGAGCCGCAGGGCGCGGCGGAGCTCGGGCCGGTGAGCGCAGGGGCGGTGCCCGCGGCATGA
- a CDS encoding ribonuclease HII, whose protein sequence is MTVVSPTLDHERELWAEAPVVIGMDEVGRGALAGPVSVGALALRDGCGPHPEHLRDSKAMTALRRTATAPLVREWGVSAVGHASNDEIDRFGIQVALGLAGRRALVALHALGVHVPSAAILLDGTHDWLAPALRVPVRTVLRAKADRDCASVSGAALVAKVERDERMVEADAVHAGYAWASNKGYGSAEHLAAISELGPTALHRRTWLHR, encoded by the coding sequence ATGACGGTCGTGTCGCCGACGCTCGACCACGAGCGCGAGCTGTGGGCGGAGGCGCCCGTCGTCATCGGCATGGATGAGGTGGGTCGCGGCGCGCTCGCCGGTCCCGTGAGCGTCGGCGCGCTCGCCCTCCGCGACGGCTGCGGGCCGCACCCCGAGCACCTCCGCGACTCGAAGGCCATGACGGCGCTCCGCCGCACGGCGACGGCCCCGCTGGTGCGCGAGTGGGGCGTGAGCGCCGTCGGGCACGCCTCGAACGACGAGATCGACCGCTTCGGCATCCAGGTCGCCCTCGGCCTCGCCGGCCGCCGCGCGCTCGTCGCCCTCCACGCGCTCGGCGTGCACGTGCCGAGCGCCGCGATCCTGCTCGACGGCACGCACGACTGGCTCGCGCCGGCCCTCCGCGTGCCCGTGCGCACGGTGCTGCGCGCGAAGGCCGACCGCGACTGCGCATCCGTCTCGGGCGCCGCGCTCGTCGCGAAGGTCGAGCGCGACGAGCGGATGGTCGAGGCCGACGCCGTGCACGCGGGCTATGCCTGGGCGTCGAACAAGGGCTACGGCTCCGCCGAGCACCTCGCGGCCATCTCCGAGCTCGGGCCGACGGCCCTGCACCGGCGCACCTGGCTGCACCGCTGA
- a CDS encoding DUF2469 domain-containing protein, with the protein MEPEDIEDYDREVELALFKEYRDVVGMFKHVVETERRFYLANDVKVTRHDAGTDFYFELELTDVWVWDIYRSDRFIKSARILTFKDVNVEELASRDLELPKDLAIEE; encoded by the coding sequence GTGGAACCCGAGGACATCGAGGACTACGACCGCGAGGTCGAGCTGGCCCTCTTCAAGGAGTACCGCGACGTCGTCGGCATGTTCAAGCACGTCGTCGAGACCGAGCGACGGTTCTACCTCGCGAACGACGTCAAGGTCACGCGGCACGACGCCGGCACCGACTTCTACTTCGAGCTCGAGCTCACCGACGTCTGGGTGTGGGACATCTACCGCTCCGACCGCTTCATCAAGTCGGCGCGCATCCTGACCTTCAAGGACGTCAACGTCGAGGAGCTCGCCTCCCGCGACCTCGAGCTGCCGAAGGATCTCGCGATCGAGGAGTGA
- a CDS encoding YraN family protein — MRAKDELGLDGEAAASVHLERAGMRIVDRRWRCPHGEIDIIALDGETLVFVEVKTRRGTEFGHPFEAITPDKVRRLRTLVGVWLGEHRHRGPIRMDAVAVIAPRSGRWRVEHLRGIE; from the coding sequence ATGCGGGCGAAGGATGAGTTGGGGCTCGACGGCGAGGCCGCCGCGAGCGTGCACCTCGAGCGCGCGGGCATGCGCATCGTCGACCGGCGCTGGCGCTGCCCGCACGGCGAGATCGACATCATCGCCCTCGACGGCGAGACGCTCGTCTTCGTCGAGGTGAAGACGCGCCGCGGCACCGAGTTCGGGCATCCCTTCGAGGCGATCACGCCCGACAAGGTGCGGCGGCTGCGCACCCTCGTGGGCGTGTGGCTCGGCGAGCACCGCCACCGCGGGCCGATCCGCATGGACGCGGTCGCGGTGATCGCGCCCCGCTCGGGGCGCTGGCGCGTCGAGCACCTGCGGGGCATCGAGTGA